The following is a genomic window from Marinococcus sp. PL1-022.
ATGCGGTTCAACCAGCATCACTCCTGTCCGGAATGCGGCTTTTCAATTGGGGAGCTCGAGCCGAGAATGTTTTCCTTTAACAGTCCGTACGGTGCCTGCCCGACCTGTGACGGTCTTGGCAGCAAGCTCGAAGTGGACAGCGACCTTGTCGTTCCCGATCCGGACCGGACACTCCGGGAGCATGCCATCGCCGTGTGGGAGCCGATCAGCTCCCAGTATTACCCGCAGCTGCTCCGTTCGGCCTGCGATCACTTTAATATTGATATGGATAAGCCGTTTAAAGACCTTCCGGCAGAGCATAAGGAAATACTGCTCGAAGGCAACGGCCAGCAGAAAATAACCTTCCGCCACAAGAACGAACGCGGTCAGGTCCGGGAACGCCAGATTTATTTTGAAGGCGTGCTGAACAACGTTTCCCGCCGCTACCGTGAAAGCGGGTCGGATTTCACCCGTGAACAGATGCAGCAGTACATGAGCAACAAGCAGTGCCCAACGTGTAAAGGTCACCGCCTGAGCCTCGAGGCGCGTTCTGTGCTGGTTGGAAATATTCACGTCGGGGAGCTGACGGATCTTTCGATTCAACAGGCGTATACGTACGTGGAAAATATCGATTTAACGGAAAAGGAAATGGAGATCGCCCGCCTGATTCTGCGTGAAATTAATGAACGCCTCGGCTTTCTCATTAATGTCGGTCTCGATTATTTAACCCTGAGCCGCTCCGCTGGCACACTGTCAGGCGGGGAAGCGCAGCGCATCCGGCTGGCGACCCAGATCGGTTCGGCACTGATGGGCGTCCTTTATGTCCTTGACGAGCCGTCGATCGGCCTTCACCAACGGGACAACAACCGGCTGATACAGACGCTGCAGAACATGCGTGACCTTGGAAATACGCTGATTGTTGTTGAACATGACGAGGACACCATGCTTGCTGCCGACCATATCATTGACATCGGTCCCGGGGCCGGCCGCCACGGCGGCAATATTATCGCTGAAGGCACCCCGGAGGAATTGAAGGAAAATGATGCCTCCCTGACCGGTCAGTATTTAGCGGGAAAAAGATTTATTCCGCTCCCGGGGGAACGGCGTAAGCCTTCCGACCGCTGGCTGAAGGTGAAAGGTGCTGTGGAAAACAATTTGAAGCGAACGAACGCGGAGATTCCGCTTGGCCTGCTGAGCGCGATCACCGGTGTTTCGGGATCTGGAAAAAGTACACTGATCAACGATATTTTATACAAGGTGCTTTCACAGAAGCTTCACCGCGGTAAGCAGAAGCCGGGCGCGCACAAAAGCGTGGAAGGCATCGACCAGCTCGAAAAAGTAATTGATATCGATCAGTCGCCGATCGGCCGGACGCCGCGTTCGAATCCGGCGACCTACACCGGAGTATTTGATAATATCCGCGAGGTATTTGCGATGACCAACGAAGCGAAAATCCGGGGCTACCAGAAGGGACGCTTCAGCTTCAACGTCCGGGGCGGACGCTGTGAGGCGTGTAAAGGCGACGGTATTATCAAAATAGAAATGCATTTTCTTCCGGATATTTACGTCACATGTGAAGAGTGCGGTGGCCAGCGGTACAACCGTGAAACGCTCGAAATCAAATATAAAGGCAAAAATATTGCCGATGTCCTGGAAATGACTGTGGAAGAAGCAGTGGACTTCTTTGAAAATATTCCAAAAATCCGCCGGAAAATCCAAACGTTATACGACGTTGGTTTAGGGTATATAAAACTAGGGCAGCAGGCAACGACACTTTCGGGCGGGGAAGCCCAGCGGGTGAAGCTGGCTTCCCAGCTGCATCGCCGTTCCACAGGCAAATCCCTGTATATCCTCGACGAGCCGACAACCGGCCTGCATGTGGATGATATCGACCGGCTGCTGAAGGTGCTCCAGCGGCTTGTGGATAATGGAGATACTGTGTTAATCATCGAGCACAATCTCGACGTCATTAAAACGGTAGACCATATCATCGATCTCGGTCCGGAAGGCGGAGCAGGCGGCGGTAAGATTGTGGCCACCGGCACGCCGGAAAAAGTAGCGGAATCACAGGCTTCCTATACCGGCTATTATTTAAAACCGGTGCTTGAAAGAGAACGGGAGCGCATGGCCAGGCAATGGGAAGCATCGGAGCAGGCCGCTCATACCCCTTCATCATAGAAGAATCGACTGAAACGGATACCACTGTTCTTCGTATGTAATAGGAAGCAGAAGGCTGAGATTCCACGTACCGGTTCTGATATATTACCGAAGGAGGAACATGAAATGGATGAAGAACGTCAGCGAATACTGAAAATGATGGAAGACGGTATTATTTCTCTGGAAGAAGGGGAACGTCTTCTCCGGGCCAAAGGCTCTGCTGCTTCTTCCGGTCCCCAGGCAGACAGCAAGGAACAAGGGGAAGGCAGCTCCTCCGAATCCCGGAGAAGCGGCGCCTACCGGACAGATAAGAAAGCAGCCGGCAGCGGTCAGAAGAGAAAAAACAAGGAGGATCCGTTTGCGATGCTCTCCGGCTTTTTTGACCATGCGCTTGACCGCGTCAAACGGTTCGACCTCGACTTTAATTTCGGCCCGTCCGTGGACTTCCAGCATACGTTTGAACATGATGAAAGCGACATTCGTTCGCTCGATATGTTTATCCAAAATGGAAGCCTTATCTGTCAGAAGTGGGAAGGGAACACCATCCGTGTTGCCTGCCAGGTAAAAGCTTACACAGAAGAAAGTGAAGATGCAGCCCGGCGAGAGTTTATCGAAGGCACTGAGTTTGACTCCCGGAGCGGAAAGCTCCGCTTTGCTTCAAGATCCGGCAATTATAAAGTTCAGGCGGTCGTTTATGTGCCGGAAAAATCCATGGATAAGATGGATGTATCCACGTTTAACGGAGACGTCAGAATTGACGGAGTTCAAACAGACAATCTGTACGTTAAAGCAAGCAACGGGGCAATCACAGTACTGCATGCTTCCGCCGGCTATCTGGCAGTGGAAACGGCCAACGGGGCCGTGGAGCTGAAGGAAGGCAGAATCGGCAGCGCCGACGTCAAAACGTGGAATGGCTCGATTCATTACGATGGATCGCTCTCAGATATTGAGGCAGAGGCGCTGAACGGAGCGATTACAGCCCGGTATACGTCACTGAGTGAGAGGAGCCGGGCACTTCTTTCCACTACGACGGGGAGCATCAAGGTGATTACACCTCGGGATATCCGAACGGAGGGCGTGCTCCGGACAAACGTCGGGAATTACAAGTGTCTGCTCGACAACATTGAAGTAAAAGAAGAAAAAAGCGAATTCATGCAAAAATATTATCAGTTTGTATCCAATGCCGACGCGACTCCAACGCTGAGGCTTGAGGCTTCGGCAAAGACAGGTACGATAACTGTCCAGAATCACGAATAAAAAACTGAAAGGGTGATCAGGTTGGCAAAGAAGAAGTTGTATAAATCCCGTGAAGACCGGAAATTAACAGGCGTGTGTGGCGGATTGGCAGATTATCTCGGCTGGGATTCATCCTTAATACGGATTATCAGTGTGGTGCTTGTTATCCTTCCCGTTACCTCCTGGGTACTGCTGATTTATCTCGTATTAGCCGTGCTTCTCCCTAATGAAGAGGACGCCGTCTCCTGATGGGCTGTTTAGTACCGTTTATTGTTAACACCATTGCATTAATGGTAGTAGCCGGGTTTTTCCCCGGCTTTACTATTGACGGCTTTGGGGCAGCTATAGTGGCCGGTTTGGTGTTGACGCTGATTAATCTTGTGATCCGCCCGCTATTAATTTTTTTCACCCTCCCGCTTTCTGTCGTAACATTCGGCTTGTTTATTTTTGTGATCAATGCGCTGATGCTGATGCTTACGTCGGCGGTGATGGGAGAAGCTTTTAACATGTCCGGCTTCGGCATGGCTTTTCTTGCCGCTGTAGTGATCGCTGTTTTAAATATGCTGATGTACAATCTTTTCGTAAACCCGCTGAGTGGAAGAAAAACGTGAGGTTCTTCCGGAGGCCGGGGAAAATAATAAGAGGTAAAAATTGGCCCGCCTGCCGGCGGGTCTTTTTCGTGCAGCAGGGAAACTGAAATCCTCTGGAGCAGGTTCCATCTTCTTTTGAAAACGTGCTACAATAACAACGTACGAAAAGAGAAAGCAAACGCATTCAAAAAACGACAGAGCGATTTTTGAGGGAGGCAGCACGATGGCAAAAGTGACGGCAACGGATTTAAAGGAGCGGTTTCAATTAGAGCTTCTCGCCGGGGAAGAAGGGCTGTACCGGGCGATAACCACGAGCGATATTTCCCGTCCGGGAATAGAAATGGCCGGTTTTTTTACATATTATCCTGCCCGGCGGCTGCAGCTGCTTGGGCGGACAGAGCTTTCTTTTTTTCAACAGCTCCAGGACGAAGAAAAGCAGGAACGCATGGAAAAGCTGTGTACATACGACACTCCGGGCATTGTCATCTCGCGTGGGCTGGTAGCTCCGCCGGAGCTGATTGAGAATGCGGAAAAGACCGGTGTTCCGATCATGCGCTCGCATCTGGCAAGCACGCAGCTGATCAGCCAGCTGACGAACTATCTCGATACGAAGCTGGCCAAATCGACAGCGATGCACGGCGTGCTGGTGGATATTTACGGCATCGGTGTGCTGATTACCGGGGCGAGCGGCGTAGGGAAAAGTGAAACGGCGCTTGATATCGTACGCCGGGGCCACCGGCTTGTAGCGGATGATTCTGTCGAAATCCGTCAGCAGAACGGTGACACCCTTGTTGGCACGGCACCGGAGCTGATTCAGAACCTGCTTGAAATCCGGGGTCTCGGCATTATTGATGTCATGACGCTGTTTGGGGCAGGGGCTGTCCGACCATATAAACGCATCTCGCTGACCATTCACCTTGAGCTCTGGGATGAACAAAAAGCGTACGACCGCCTCGGTCTTGATGAAGAGACGCTCCAGGTGCTCGACACGGAGATTCAGAAGCTGACCGTTCCGGTGCGGCCGGGACGAAACCTTGCCGTTATTATTGAAGTGGCGGCGATGAACTTCCGGCTGAAACGGATGGGCGTGAACACAGCTCAGCAGTTTTCGGACCGGTTAAAACAGATGATTGACGACGGTGATAAAGAAGAATTTTAATTATTATACATTTAGCAGTCAGGAGTGGCAGGGGATATGATTTATTCATCGATGCAGCCGATCGACCGGGTCGCCTTTGAAGTCGGGTCTGTGCCTATTTACTGGTACGGGATTCTCATTGGCCTCGGCGCTCTGCTTGGGTACATTTTAGCTTCCTATGAAGCAAAAAAACGCGGGCTCCCGGAGGATATTTTCGCGGATCTGCTCATTTTTGCCATACCGATTTCGATTATCTGCGCCCGGTTGTATTACGTGATTTTTGAGTGGGGCTATTACGCCCAGAATCCGGGAAGTATTCTGGCGGTATGGGAAGGCGGTCTTGCCATACACGGCGGATTGATTGGTGCCGTGCTTACGGGCATTGTCTTTTCGAAAATCAAACGGGTTTCCTTTTGGAAGCTGGCTGACATTGCCGCACCGAGCATTATTTTAGGGCAGGCGATTGGACGCTGGGGCAATTTTATCAACCAGGAAGCCCACGGCGGCGAAGTGAACCGTTCGTTTTTAGAGGGGCTGCAGCTGCCGGAATTCATTATTAATCAGATGTATATTGAGGGAGCCTACTATAATCCCACGTTTTTGTACGAATCGCTTTGGAATATTGCGGGATTTTTACTGCTTTTAGGACTGCGCCGGGTTAATCTCCGCCGCGGGGAGCTGTTTTTAACGTATGTTATCTGGTATTCCTTCGGACGCTTTTTCATCGAAGGAATGCGGACCGACAGCTTAATGCTGTTTGATACGATCCGGGTGGCACAGCTGATTTCAGTGCTTTTGATCATCGCAGCCGTGAGTCTGATTTTATACCGCAGACAGGCAGGCCTTGCCAAAGCAAGATACTTAAGTAAAGACGGTCCCGGCATATAAGGATAAAAGCGAAAGGGGAAGCCTCATGACCAGATGGAATACACTGCTGTTTGATTTAGACGGCACGCTGATTGATACCAATGATTTGATCATTTCTTCTTATGAGCACGTGCTGACGTATTATGCTCCGGACCAATACAGCAGGGATGACATCATCAGCTGGATCGGGGTGCCGCTGGCGGATAACTTTTCAAGCATCAGCAGCAACCCGAGCCAGGTGGAACAGATGATTGACACGTACCAATCCCACAACCTGGCAAACCATGAAACGCTCGTCCGGGAATACGACGGCGTGTATGACACTATTAAAAAGCTGTACGAGCGGGGCTATTCCCTCGGTATTGTAACGACAAAGAGAAGGGAGGCGGCGGTCAAAGGAGCCGATATGCTCGGGCTGCTTCCTTTTTTCTCGGCGTTCGTTACAGTGGATGATGTTGAAAACCCGAAGCCGCATCCGGAGCCGCTGCAAATAGCCATGACACAGCTGAATGCCCGTCCGGAGGAAACCATTATGATTGGCGACAGCCAGTTTGATATTATGGCAGGAAAAAATGCCGGTGTTCACACAGCGGGAGTGGAATGGACCATCAAGGGTGCATCGTTTCTGAAAAATTATGAACCGGACTGGATGCTCACCCGGATGAGCGATCTGCTCGATATTGTCGGGGAACCAGAGGAATGAGAAAAACAGACCGTTATTTCCCGGGTAATAATACCAATGCTCTGTGGCAGATGTACCGTACGGTCCCGTTTTTGAAGGCCTTCAAAAATACAGCGGTTATTGAAGCTTCGCGGGTCGTGCCGTTTGTGTCGGTGAAGCGGTGGATGTACCGGCAGCTGCTTGGAATGGAAATAGGTGAAAAAACGGCGCTTGCGTATAAGGTCATGCCGGATCTCATGTTTCCGGAGAAAATTCATATTGGCAGCAATTCTATTATTGGTTATCAATCGACGCTTTTGACCCACGAGCATTTAATTGATGAATACCGGCTCGGCGATATTGTAATCGGAAACGAGGTTATGGTCGGTGCCAACGTGACTATTCTGCCCGGGGTGACGATTGGCGACCGGGCGGTGGTGGCAGCAGGAACGGTCGTGCATAAAGACGTGCCTCCGCGGGCCTTTGCCGGAGGCAGTCCGATGCGGATAAGAACATAGGCTTCAAGCCGGCTTTTTGGAGGCCGGCTTTTCGCTTTTCTGGAAGCGTAAAAGACTGATAGGGCAGTGAATATTGTTATAATGAAAGCAGAAAAGGAAAATTGACGGTGTAAAAAAAGATGTGTAAACTATGATTATTCTTTATTTTGTTAGTACATTAGCGAACTAAAGCATCGTGAAGAGAAAAGGAGAGAGAGTATGAGTAAGCTTTTTATGTTTGAAAAGCCGCTTGGGATGCGCGATGCGCTTCCGGGATATTTTCAGACAAAACGGAACGTACAACGGGTCATTAACGATGAATGGGAAAGCTGGGGGTACCTGCCTGTCGAAACGCCGACACTGGAGTATTACGATACAGTGGGGAGCGCGTCGGCGATTCTTGATCATCAGCTGTTTAAACTCCTCGATCAGCAGGGACGGACGCTGGTGCTGCGTCCGGACATGACAGCACCAATTGCCCGGGTGACGGCATCCGGGCTGCAAAAGCAGCATTTTCCCATCCGTTTGGCTTATCATACTAATGTCTTCCGCGCGCAGCAGCTTGAGGCCGGACGTCCGGCAGAATTTGAACAGCTCGGGGTGGAATTGATTGGAGACGGCACTTCAAGTGCGAACGGGGAAGTCGTCTCTCTTATGATTGAAGCTCTGCGAAAAACCGGGCTGACCACGTTTCAAATTACGGTCGGGCACGTCGGGTACGTGAACGCGCTGCTTGAAGAGGTGCTCGGAAATGATGAACGTGCTGATGATCTGCGCCGGTTTTTATACGAAAAAAACTATGTCGGCTATCGCCAGCACGTGGAAAATCTCCCGCTTTCCTCTCTTGATAAGAAAAAGCTGAACAGCCTGCTGCGTCTGCGGGGCGACTGGCGGACCCTGGACGAAGCATTGAATCTGGTTCAGACACCGGCAGCAAAGGAAGCGCTCGAGGAGCTGCAGGAGCTGAAAACGGTGCTTGAACACTATGAGCTGTCCGATTACATTAAGCTCGACTTTAACTTATTTATGCATATGAGCTACTACACCGGCATCGTATTTGAAAGCTACGGCAACAACCTGGGCGTCCCGCTTGGAAGCGGCGGCCGCTATGATGAACTGCTGCAGCAGTTTAACCGTCCGGCCCAGGCTGTCGGATTCGGTCTCCGGCTTGATCTGCTGGTCGAAGCTCTTGGCCTTACGGGAGCGGTACCTTCCCAGACGTGTATTTTATTCAGCCCGGAGCGCCGCCCGGAAGCGGTGGAGCGCGCGCGTAAGCTCCGCGAAACCGGAAAACGGGTCGTGCTGCAGGATATCCGCGGCGTAGAGGACGTGGATCAGCTGAGCGTGTCCTATGAGGATGTTGTATCCATGATCGGAAAAAAGAAGGAGGGAGCTTCGCATGAATGAATGGCTGACAATCGCGATGCCAAAGGGACGGATTTTCGAAGAAGCGGTGCAGCTTCTACGTAAAGCCGGGTTTCCCATTCCTCCGGAATTTGAAGAATCCAGAAAGCTGATCGTCGACGCCCCGGAAGCAAATATGCGTTTTATCCTGGCGAAGCCGATGGATGTGCCAACCTATGTTGAACACGGGGTGGCAGACATTGGGGTCGCCGGCAAGGATACAATGATTGAAGAAGAGCGTGACGTGTATGAAGTGCTGGATTTGAAAATCAGTGCCTGCTACCTGGCAGTAGCCGGTCTTCCAGAGTATGAAAAGTCCGATGTAAATCCAAAGGTGGCGTCAAAGTATCCGAATCTGGCGACGCAGTACTTTAAGCAGCAGGGCGAACAGGTGGAAATTATTAAATTAAACGGATCGATTGAACTGGCACCGCTTGTCGGTCTGGCAGACCGTATTGTAGACATTGTTTCCAGCGGCCAGACGCTGAAGGAGAATGGTTTAATAGAGCTTGAAACGATTGTGCCGATTACCTCCCGGCTGATCGTCAATCCGGTAAGCTATCGTTTGAAGGATACCGTTATTGATGATCTCGTGGAGCGTGTCGCCCAGGTGATAGGAGTGGAAGAACAGGTATGATGAACGTGACCCCTTTGGATAAATCAGTAACGCTTGAACGCACCATTGAAGGAGGAACCGAAAAGCAGCGGGAATCGGTCTCCTCCATTATTGAAAAGGTGCGGGAAAACGGAGATAAAGGACTCATGGAGCTGACCGAGATATTTGACCGCGTGACCCTCGATGAGCTGTTTGTCCAGCAGGAAGAAATAGATGAGGCGTATAAGCAGGTGGACGATAAAGAGCTCGAGGCGATCCGCAAAGCGATTGAAAACATCCGTGATTTTCATCAGCGCCAGCTCCGGCAGTCGTGGATGGTAACAAAAGAAGACGGGACGATGCTCGGCCAGCGGATTATTCCGTTTGACCGCGTCGGTATTTATGTGCCGGGAGGCAAAGCAGCCTACCCGTCGACTATTATGATGGATGCCATCCCGGCAATCGCTGCAGGCGTGAAAAGCATTACGATGTGTTCGCCTCCCGGAGAGGACCAGCGCCTTCATCCGATGGTGCTCGTCACTGCCAGTGAGCTTGGCATTAAACGTATCGCGAAAATTGGGGGAGCGCAGGCGGTAGCTGCGCTTGCCTATGGCACGGAGAGCATCCAGAAGGTGGATAAAATCGTCGGGCCCGGCAATATTTATGTCGCGCTGGCTAAACGCGAAGTGTTCGGTCAGGTGGCGATCGACAGTATCGCCGGACCAAGCGAGATCGTCGTGCTTGCTGATGAAACAGCCCGGGCGGATTATATTGCAGCCGACATGCTTTCCCAGGCGGAGCACGATGAGCTCGCCTCGGCTGTACTTGTAACCACCTCGGAGGAGCTCGGCAAAAAAGTGGCGGAAGAGCTTGAGCGTCAGCTGGAGGACCTTCCACGCAAAAAGATTGCGGAAGAGTCTCTTGATAAGCACGGAGCCATTTACTTAACCGAAACGATGGCGGAGGCAGTGGAGGCTGTAAACCGGCTTGCGCCGGAGCATCTGGAGATCATGACCGCCCAGCCGGATAATCTGCTCGGCTCCATCCGTCACGCCGGTGCTGTCTTTTTAGGGCCATACAGTGCCGAAGCGGTCGGTGATTACTTTGCCGGCCCGAACCACGTGCTTCCGACGAGCGGCACGGCCCGGTTCTCGAGCCCGCTCGGTGTCGATGATTTTGTGAAACGCTCCAGCGTGATTTCCTACAGCAAAGAAGCACTCGAGGAAAACGGGGAATACATCTCTGCGATCGCCCGGATCGAGGGCCTTGAAGCACATGCGCGCGCAGTGGATATCCGGAAGGGGGAGAAGTAGAATGGCAGAACGCAGAGGAAGCGTTGAACGCAAGACGGGAGAAACATCCATCCGCCTGCAGTTTGGCATTGACGGCGAAGGGGACGGGGTCATACAGACGAACGTTCCGTTTATGAGCCATATGCTCGACCTGTTTAAAAAGCACGGCCATTTCTCTCTCGACGTGCAGGCCGAAGGCGATGTGGAAGTGGATGATCACCATACGACCGAGGACATCGGTATCTGCCTTGGCGAAGCCTTCGGACAGGCGCTCGGCGATAAAAAAGGCATTCGCCGCTACGGCCAGGCCAAAATTCCGATGGACGATGCGCTCGCAGAGGTCATTGTGGATTTAAGCAACCGTCCGCATCTTGAATTCCGGGCAGAGCTGCCGGCAGCCAAGGTAGGAACATTTGATACCGAGCTCGTCCATGAGTTTTTGTGGAAATTCGCGGTGGAGGCCCGGATGAACCTTCACGTAGTCGTCCATTACGGACATAACACTCATCATATTATTGAAGCGGTATTTAAAGCGATGGCACGGGCTCTTGACGAAGCAACCCAGCTGGACCCGAGAGTGAAGGGCGTTCCTTCAACCAAAGGAATGCTGTAAAGAAAAGGAGTGGAGCGCTTGTGATAGGAATAATCGATTACGGCATGGGTAACCTGTACAGCGTGAAAAAGGCACTGGAACGACTGGATATTCCTTATTTTGTCTCTGAGCATACGAAGAAGCTTGCGGAAGCGGATGGCTTGATTCTCCCGGGAGTCGGTGCTTTTCGGGACGCGATGAATTTAATCCGGGAAAACGGGCAGTTTGAGTTTATTGAACACTGGGCGGCTGCCGGCAAACCGCTGCTTGGCATCTGTCTTGGCATGCAGCTGTTGTTTGAAGGCAGCGACGAACACGGGGAAACAGAAGGGTTCGGCTTTCTGCCCGGGCATGCCCGCCGGTTTTCCGGAAAAGACAGCCAGGGAAGAAGGCTGAAGGTGCCTCACATGGGCTGGAACTCGCTTACGTTTCATCAGCCGGACCACCCGCTATTGAAAAACGTAGAGGAAGGCCATGCATATTTTGTGCATTCCTACGTGATTGAAACTGCCGATCCGGACGTTTTGATTGCGACAAGCGATTACGGCGAAACCGTACCGGCGGTGGTTGGCCGTGGCGAAATCATGGGCACGCAGTTTCATCCTGAAAAAAGCAGCAGAATCGGCATTGGTATGCTTGAAAATTTCGGGGCGATTGTCCGTGAAAGGAGCGGAGCCCATGAGTGATTTTATTGTATACCCGGCCATCGATATTCGGGACGGTAACTGTGTCCGTCTTTTTCAGGGCGACTATAATCAGGAGACTGTCTACGGCGATTCGCCGTTTGAGATGGCTGCTTCATTTGCCAAGGCGGGAGCAGCCTGGATTCATATGGTTGATCTTGACGGGGCAAAAGAAAAACGGCGCATCAATCATGCCCACGTTGTCCGTGCTGCACGGGAGCTTGATGTCCGTATCCAGGTCGGCGGAGGGATCCGGACTGAAGAGGATGTGGACTATTACTTATCCAACGGCGTGGACCGGGTGATACTCGGCAGTGTTGCCCTCCAGTATCCGGAGTTTGCACGGGATATGCTTGAAAAATACGGCGGGCTTATCGCTATCGGTCTTGATGCAAGAGATGGGTACGTGGCCGTGAACGGCTGGCTCGACACCTCGGAAGTAACCGCCGTCGAGCTTGGACAGGAAATGGCTGCCCACGGGGCGGAGACATTTATATTCACCGATATATCCACCGATGGGACGATGACCGGACCAAACGTAGAGGCAACGAGGCAGCTCGCAGAAGCGACCGGCGTAAACGTCATTGCTTCCGGTGGCATCGGCACGATGGAGGATGTCCGGAATCTTGCGGAGAAGCGCAACAAAGGGATAGCCGGTGTCATTGTCGGAAAAGCGATATATACCGGCAAAGTGGATGTGGCAGAAGCCGTGAAGGAGGTACAGTAATGCTTACGAAACGGATTATTCCATGTCTGGATGTGAAAGAAGGACGGGTCGTGAAGGGCACACAGTTTGTGGAACTGAGGGACGCCGGCGACCCGGTGGAACTCGCTGCGTTTTATGATGAGCAGTGGGCGGATGAGCTTGTATTTCTCGATATTTCCGCCTCGCATGAAGGACGGAAAACGATGATAGACGTCGTGGAGCAGGTGGCTGCAAGCATTGCCATTCCCTTCACGGTCGGTGGCGGCATCAGCTCGGTCGATGATATGCGCAACATGCTCCGCGCCGGTGCGGATAAAGTGTCGCTTAATACGGCCGCGGTCAAAAACCCAGAACTGATTACTCAGGGATCCACCTATTTCGGCTCGCAATGTATTGTCGTAGCGGTGGATGCCAAGTACGATGAGTCGATCGGATCCTGGAGAATCTATACCCACGGCGGCCGCACGCCCACCGACTGGGAAGTCGTCGACTGGGTCAAAGAAGTCGCCGCCCGCGGAGCCGGCGAAATTCTTCTGACGAGCATGGATCAGGACGGGGCGAAGACCGGCTTTGACGAGGCGTTGACACGAACGGTCAGCGAAGCAGTGGACGTGCCTGTTATTGCCTCCGGAGGCGCTGGCGCCAAAGAGCATTTTGTAGATGTATTTGAAAAATCAGGTGCGGATGCGGCACTAGCTGCTTCAATCTTTCACTATAAAGAAACATCGATTGAAGAAGTTAAGGCTTTTATCCGGGAGAGAGGAGTCTTAGTACGATGAACGTCGACGAACTAACTTTTGATGAAGCAGGTCTGATTCCGGCCGTAGTGCAGGACGCCGTCAGCAAAGAGGTACTGACGCTTGCCTATATGAACAAAGAATCGCTGCAGAAAACAATCGA
Proteins encoded in this region:
- the hisF gene encoding imidazole glycerol phosphate synthase subunit HisF — its product is MLTKRIIPCLDVKEGRVVKGTQFVELRDAGDPVELAAFYDEQWADELVFLDISASHEGRKTMIDVVEQVAASIAIPFTVGGGISSVDDMRNMLRAGADKVSLNTAAVKNPELITQGSTYFGSQCIVVAVDAKYDESIGSWRIYTHGGRTPTDWEVVDWVKEVAARGAGEILLTSMDQDGAKTGFDEALTRTVSEAVDVPVIASGGAGAKEHFVDVFEKSGADAALAASIFHYKETSIEEVKAFIRERGVLVR
- the hisD gene encoding histidinol dehydrogenase, whose product is MNVTPLDKSVTLERTIEGGTEKQRESVSSIIEKVRENGDKGLMELTEIFDRVTLDELFVQQEEIDEAYKQVDDKELEAIRKAIENIRDFHQRQLRQSWMVTKEDGTMLGQRIIPFDRVGIYVPGGKAAYPSTIMMDAIPAIAAGVKSITMCSPPGEDQRLHPMVLVTASELGIKRIAKIGGAQAVAALAYGTESIQKVDKIVGPGNIYVALAKREVFGQVAIDSIAGPSEIVVLADETARADYIAADMLSQAEHDELASAVLVTTSEELGKKVAEELERQLEDLPRKKIAEESLDKHGAIYLTETMAEAVEAVNRLAPEHLEIMTAQPDNLLGSIRHAGAVFLGPYSAEAVGDYFAGPNHVLPTSGTARFSSPLGVDDFVKRSSVISYSKEALEENGEYISAIARIEGLEAHARAVDIRKGEK
- a CDS encoding acyltransferase → MRKTDRYFPGNNTNALWQMYRTVPFLKAFKNTAVIEASRVVPFVSVKRWMYRQLLGMEIGEKTALAYKVMPDLMFPEKIHIGSNSIIGYQSTLLTHEHLIDEYRLGDIVIGNEVMVGANVTILPGVTIGDRAVVAAGTVVHKDVPPRAFAGGSPMRIRT
- the hisB gene encoding imidazoleglycerol-phosphate dehydratase HisB is translated as MAERRGSVERKTGETSIRLQFGIDGEGDGVIQTNVPFMSHMLDLFKKHGHFSLDVQAEGDVEVDDHHTTEDIGICLGEAFGQALGDKKGIRRYGQAKIPMDDALAEVIVDLSNRPHLEFRAELPAAKVGTFDTELVHEFLWKFAVEARMNLHVVVHYGHNTHHIIEAVFKAMARALDEATQLDPRVKGVPSTKGML
- the hisH gene encoding imidazole glycerol phosphate synthase subunit HisH, yielding MIGIIDYGMGNLYSVKKALERLDIPYFVSEHTKKLAEADGLILPGVGAFRDAMNLIRENGQFEFIEHWAAAGKPLLGICLGMQLLFEGSDEHGETEGFGFLPGHARRFSGKDSQGRRLKVPHMGWNSLTFHQPDHPLLKNVEEGHAYFVHSYVIETADPDVLIATSDYGETVPAVVGRGEIMGTQFHPEKSSRIGIGMLENFGAIVRERSGAHE
- a CDS encoding ATP phosphoribosyltransferase regulatory subunit — translated: MSKLFMFEKPLGMRDALPGYFQTKRNVQRVINDEWESWGYLPVETPTLEYYDTVGSASAILDHQLFKLLDQQGRTLVLRPDMTAPIARVTASGLQKQHFPIRLAYHTNVFRAQQLEAGRPAEFEQLGVELIGDGTSSANGEVVSLMIEALRKTGLTTFQITVGHVGYVNALLEEVLGNDERADDLRRFLYEKNYVGYRQHVENLPLSSLDKKKLNSLLRLRGDWRTLDEALNLVQTPAAKEALEELQELKTVLEHYELSDYIKLDFNLFMHMSYYTGIVFESYGNNLGVPLGSGGRYDELLQQFNRPAQAVGFGLRLDLLVEALGLTGAVPSQTCILFSPERRPEAVERARKLRETGKRVVLQDIRGVEDVDQLSVSYEDVVSMIGKKKEGASHE
- the hisA gene encoding 1-(5-phosphoribosyl)-5-[(5-phosphoribosylamino)methylideneamino]imidazole-4-carboxamide isomerase, whose protein sequence is MSDFIVYPAIDIRDGNCVRLFQGDYNQETVYGDSPFEMAASFAKAGAAWIHMVDLDGAKEKRRINHAHVVRAARELDVRIQVGGGIRTEEDVDYYLSNGVDRVILGSVALQYPEFARDMLEKYGGLIAIGLDARDGYVAVNGWLDTSEVTAVELGQEMAAHGAETFIFTDISTDGTMTGPNVEATRQLAEATGVNVIASGGIGTMEDVRNLAEKRNKGIAGVIVGKAIYTGKVDVAEAVKEVQ
- the hisG gene encoding ATP phosphoribosyltransferase gives rise to the protein MNEWLTIAMPKGRIFEEAVQLLRKAGFPIPPEFEESRKLIVDAPEANMRFILAKPMDVPTYVEHGVADIGVAGKDTMIEEERDVYEVLDLKISACYLAVAGLPEYEKSDVNPKVASKYPNLATQYFKQQGEQVEIIKLNGSIELAPLVGLADRIVDIVSSGQTLKENGLIELETIVPITSRLIVNPVSYRLKDTVIDDLVERVAQVIGVEEQV